Genomic DNA from Candidatus Sphingomonas phytovorans:
GTACTGACATGTAGAACTCCCGGTTACGGACGCGCATTGGCGATCACGAGGATTTGAGGATCGTCATACGGAGCTGGCGCCTGAGGTCGGCGCGCTGGTCGGGGCGCATCTCCCCGAGTTGGCCGCGCAAGGCAGGCGGAATATGGGCGACGGCATCACCGCTATCGTCGAAGACATGGGCCTCGAACATCGCGCGCCAGTATCGACGTTCGCCCGGCGGCAGTGCCTTGATCGCGAGCAGGGCGCTCAGAAAGGCGTCCTGGGCATGACCGAGCCCGCGCGGAACATCGCCCCACCAGTAATTGACCATCGCGTTCCAGGGAGAGCGCGAGGTGACGTGGTGCCACCAGTATCGCGGCATCAGCAGCGCGTCGCCGGGGTCGAGATGCGCGACCTGCGCCGCATCGAGCGCTTCGCGAAAACGCGGAAACCTGTCGAAATCGGGTGCCTCCGGATCGACCAGGGAGAGCGGGGGCGGATTGTCCAGGGGGCCGACATAGAGATTGGCCACCTGTTCCGGCGGGAATAGCAGGAAGCGGCGCTGGCCGGCTATCACGCAGGCCAGGTTGTGGTCGCGATCATTGTGGATCTGGGTCTTCACTGGTCCGCCGAGCCACAGCCGGGGTTCGGCGGCCGGCGGGACCAGCGGCATTGGGTTGTCGCGCGCGAAGTCCGGGAACTGCGTGCCGAGCGGCAGCATCTGGATCGCGATATAGGGCGCGCCGGGTGTGGTCGTCGCACGCTCGATCCGGTCGAGCGTTTCGCCCAGCGGCCGCTGCCGTTTGGTGAAGCTGAACTCGCGCAGGTCAGCGGCATAGCCGAACCGCCCGCTGCTGCCCGGCGACGCTTCCATTACCGGTACCGGCGCGCCGCGATCCATCGCCCGGAAATAGGCGCCGAGCGCGGCCTGCGACCGACGTCCGGCGGCCAGCGCCGGCCAATGCTCCACCACCCCCTTCACGATCACTGGCATGCCGGCGGCGAGCAGCGCAGCGATATCGGCCGAAGACCGAGCGCTTGCAGTGGGGACTGGCGACAGCGCGTCCAGGCGATCGGAACGGGCGGCGACCGAGACGGCGGTCACGCTGCCTCGCTCCTGCCCAGGCTCGCGAGATAGCCGTCATGGGTCGGCTGTTCGAGGACCTTGCGCTTGATGAAGTTGAGGATACGGCGAAAATCGTTCTTCATGCGCTCCGGCGCCGTGCGGTCGATCGCGGGCGGCCAGCTTTCCGGCGTCTCGCCCAAGCCGGTGAACAGCGCCTGCCAGAGATCGGGTGCGAAGCTTTCGTCCTCCATCGGCGCGATGTCGCCGCGCGCGCGGAAGATCGCGAGCTTGTGCCCGACCGTGGCAGGCGTTGTCGCGCCGCGCGCCGCCGCCCAGAACCCAGTCGGGCCAAAGCGATTGGCGGCGTAGAAGGCGGACTGGAAGTCACGCACGCGGTCGAAGGCGGAGCGGGTGATGCGGTTATATTCGCT
This window encodes:
- a CDS encoding cupin-like domain-containing protein gives rise to the protein MTAVSVAARSDRLDALSPVPTASARSSADIAALLAAGMPVIVKGVVEHWPALAAGRRSQAALGAYFRAMDRGAPVPVMEASPGSSGRFGYAADLREFSFTKRQRPLGETLDRIERATTTPGAPYIAIQMLPLGTQFPDFARDNPMPLVPPAAEPRLWLGGPVKTQIHNDRDHNLACVIAGQRRFLLFPPEQVANLYVGPLDNPPPLSLVDPEAPDFDRFPRFREALDAAQVAHLDPGDALLMPRYWWHHVTSRSPWNAMVNYWWGDVPRGLGHAQDAFLSALLAIKALPPGERRYWRAMFEAHVFDDSGDAVAHIPPALRGQLGEMRPDQRADLRRQLRMTILKSS